A stretch of the Thalassotalea euphylliae genome encodes the following:
- a CDS encoding sensor histidine kinase — MFSQIRSRILAYFIGLVLLISVLFGALSFLFTYYVEDSLFVSLLEQEKVLVEAQISAGQPIQPQLNFVRYYPSAQQLPTAISDVLKDEPERIEFSGVKQNNKAHYHLVRLGDGFLVAEVSDYLVVRNIKGGMAKTHAVFIGMLIIVALWLAWSFAKRLIKPIEQLNAVLIQVKGDELPNGFAKQFHQDEIGLFAKELERAIDRVRAFIAREQHFTRDISHELRTPLAITQGAITLLNDTSLTKEQLPLVERITSAQQQMQLCIEGLLALAREGETKHEPLPLLAVIEAAIVEHHQLIEDKAIELEVNVSNTATVTANPQALRIVIGNLIANAFSHTEQGKIDIDWQSPRLIISNTSESIAQDILPNVFESGTKGNQSQGLGIGLSLAKRLCDQQAIGIALASDNHGTTATLTFA, encoded by the coding sequence ATGTTTTCTCAAATACGAAGTCGTATTTTGGCTTATTTTATTGGCTTAGTATTGCTGATTAGCGTGTTATTTGGTGCCCTAAGTTTTTTGTTTACTTATTATGTTGAAGACAGCTTATTTGTGAGCTTGCTTGAACAAGAAAAAGTGTTGGTTGAGGCACAAATTAGCGCGGGTCAGCCAATTCAACCGCAGCTAAATTTCGTCCGTTATTATCCATCAGCTCAGCAATTACCAACAGCCATCTCAGATGTGCTTAAGGATGAACCTGAACGCATTGAATTTTCTGGTGTAAAACAAAACAACAAAGCGCACTACCACTTAGTTAGATTAGGTGACGGGTTTTTAGTGGCAGAAGTAAGTGACTATTTAGTTGTGCGCAATATCAAAGGTGGTATGGCAAAAACACATGCGGTATTTATTGGTATGCTGATTATTGTAGCTTTGTGGCTTGCTTGGTCATTTGCAAAGCGTTTGATTAAGCCAATTGAACAACTTAATGCAGTGCTAATACAGGTTAAAGGTGATGAATTGCCAAACGGCTTTGCTAAGCAGTTTCACCAGGATGAAATTGGTTTGTTTGCCAAAGAACTAGAACGAGCAATTGATCGAGTTCGCGCATTTATCGCCCGCGAGCAGCATTTTACTCGTGATATTTCACATGAACTGCGCACACCATTGGCGATCACTCAAGGTGCCATCACCTTACTTAACGACACTTCCCTGACCAAAGAACAGCTCCCATTAGTTGAACGCATCACATCAGCGCAGCAGCAAATGCAATTATGCATTGAAGGTTTATTAGCCTTGGCACGGGAAGGAGAGACAAAGCACGAGCCCTTACCATTACTTGCTGTTATTGAAGCGGCCATTGTCGAACATCATCAGCTGATTGAAGATAAAGCCATCGAACTAGAAGTTAATGTCTCAAATACTGCCACAGTAACCGCCAACCCACAGGCGTTACGCATCGTTATCGGTAACCTTATCGCTAACGCCTTTAGTCATACCGAACAAGGTAAGATTGATATTGACTGGCAGTCGCCGCGTCTAATTATCAGCAATACTAGCGAAAGTATTGCGCAAGATATTTTACCCAATGTGTTTGAGAGCGGTACAAAAGGTAACCAAAGCCAAGGTTTGGGCATTGGTCTATCATTGGCTAAACGATTATGTGATCAGCAAGCGATAGGAATTGCATTAGCATCTGATAATCATGGCACAACAGCTACGCTAACATTTGCGTAA
- a CDS encoding response regulator transcription factor encodes MTAKALQVKPLKVLIVEDNLAISRNIANFFEKHQVILDFAYDGEQACELAFSHYFDCIVLDIALPKLDGLAVCQLLRAKAERHIPIIMLTARDTLDDKLTGFAQGADDYLSKPFALEELLVRCQALAARNQSQQRKQLELGEGSQHLVLDLSTKQVMRNQQEIHLQPIPYTILQLLMEAHPRALTRSELCQKLWGDAPTESDALRSHFYQLRKALDKPFDIPIVKTIHGVGFGLAL; translated from the coding sequence TTGACAGCTAAAGCATTGCAAGTAAAACCTTTAAAAGTGCTTATTGTTGAAGATAATTTGGCAATTAGTCGCAATATCGCTAACTTTTTTGAAAAGCATCAGGTGATACTCGATTTTGCTTACGATGGTGAACAAGCATGTGAGCTGGCGTTTAGCCATTATTTCGACTGTATTGTGCTTGATATCGCATTGCCTAAATTAGATGGTTTAGCGGTGTGCCAATTGCTTCGAGCAAAGGCAGAGCGTCATATTCCTATCATTATGCTAACGGCACGCGATACTCTTGATGACAAACTAACTGGCTTTGCGCAAGGTGCAGATGACTATCTTTCCAAGCCATTTGCACTAGAGGAATTATTGGTTAGGTGCCAAGCCTTAGCTGCTCGTAATCAAAGTCAGCAGCGAAAACAGCTTGAACTCGGTGAAGGAAGCCAGCACTTAGTGCTTGATCTAAGCACTAAACAAGTGATGCGAAATCAACAAGAAATCCACTTACAGCCAATTCCATACACAATTTTGCAGTTATTGATGGAAGCTCACCCGAGGGCGCTTACTCGCAGCGAGCTATGCCAAAAGTTGTGGGGTGATGCACCGACAGAGTCAGACGCATTGCGATCTCATTTTTATCAACTAAGAAAAGCGCTAGATAAGCCATTTGATATACCAATCGTTAAAACTATCCACGGTGTTGGTTTTGGTTTAGCGCTTTAA
- a CDS encoding methyl-accepting chemotaxis protein, giving the protein MTISQKLISAFIATITLPLFTISVLMINKIIDQAYIDFEVNNTREVKQVDHAVELFFKEIAKNVIYITENQFVKNASQDIARYLENTQSTEMTPRQNSELEQQIFADFDSFGASHEGISYIYLGNQAGGYLQWPIGSISANYDPRPRPWYQRGLQGKGEAVRTNAYYWEPDDAVIVSTVRTITNNGQLVGVAGMDVSLKELTQMAKKIRIGESGYLMVIEDSGNVLVDAKYPDHNFKQLAEIENGVFSEIAQQSNGVVELEIYDETYLANIYTSPQMGWKYVSMMESSEVLASAYSMAVLIVIISAVLLVIFAILGVYLARLISKPIVTVTEGLEEIAQGGGDLTKRLHIKTNDETGKLSESFNRFLGSIAQLIKEINQSSENVNQSADQTSALSSNLDASIKQQLEALDQSATAINEMAATANEVASNCVSAADSANATKDSAESGQQLIEQAVVSVQALGELTQKSADSIRHLDVESENITSILDVIRGIAEQTNLLALNAAIEAARAGEQGRGFAVVADEVRALSQRTHESTEEIAHQLGKLRNMTQSVSNDMEISVDKSQQTIEFTQEAKTSFDSITGSVDAISEMNTQIAAAAEEQQVVAEDISRNVVEIKMAADEVAVISSQAGENSQDLNTLSADLNALVQKFKV; this is encoded by the coding sequence ATGACCATTTCACAAAAACTTATCTCAGCATTTATCGCAACCATTACACTTCCTTTATTCACCATTTCGGTATTAATGATCAATAAAATAATTGATCAGGCTTATATAGACTTTGAAGTGAATAATACCCGCGAAGTAAAGCAAGTTGATCATGCTGTTGAATTGTTTTTTAAAGAAATAGCCAAGAACGTTATCTACATAACAGAAAATCAATTCGTTAAAAATGCGAGCCAAGATATCGCCCGTTATCTTGAAAATACGCAATCAACCGAGATGACTCCTCGCCAAAATAGTGAATTAGAGCAACAAATATTTGCCGACTTTGACAGCTTTGGCGCAAGCCACGAAGGGATCTCATACATCTATCTTGGTAATCAAGCTGGTGGCTACCTGCAATGGCCAATTGGCAGCATCAGCGCTAACTATGATCCTCGCCCTCGACCATGGTACCAACGTGGTTTACAAGGAAAAGGTGAAGCGGTGCGTACAAATGCCTATTACTGGGAACCAGACGACGCAGTGATCGTTTCTACCGTTAGAACCATCACCAACAATGGGCAGTTAGTTGGCGTTGCAGGCATGGATGTGTCGCTTAAAGAACTTACTCAAATGGCGAAGAAAATTAGGATTGGCGAGTCCGGTTATTTGATGGTGATAGAAGATAGTGGCAATGTGCTAGTCGATGCCAAGTACCCAGATCATAACTTTAAACAACTCGCCGAAATTGAAAACGGCGTTTTCTCCGAAATTGCTCAGCAGAGCAATGGCGTAGTCGAACTTGAAATATACGACGAAACCTACCTTGCCAATATCTACACCTCGCCCCAAATGGGCTGGAAATACGTTAGCATGATGGAAAGCTCCGAAGTACTCGCATCTGCATATAGCATGGCAGTACTTATCGTCATTATTAGCGCAGTGTTACTCGTGATATTTGCAATTTTAGGTGTCTACCTAGCAAGGCTTATTTCAAAGCCTATTGTTACCGTTACCGAAGGGCTTGAAGAGATAGCACAAGGTGGTGGTGACCTTACCAAACGTTTGCACATCAAAACCAATGACGAAACAGGTAAACTGTCAGAAAGCTTTAACCGCTTCTTAGGCTCAATTGCCCAGTTAATTAAAGAAATTAATCAAAGCAGCGAGAATGTGAACCAGTCTGCCGACCAAACATCAGCGTTATCGAGCAATTTAGATGCGTCGATCAAGCAACAACTGGAAGCCCTTGACCAATCTGCAACAGCCATCAATGAAATGGCAGCAACTGCAAATGAAGTGGCCAGCAATTGTGTAAGTGCAGCCGATTCTGCAAATGCCACAAAAGACTCAGCAGAATCAGGTCAACAGCTTATTGAACAAGCGGTTGTGAGCGTACAAGCACTCGGCGAGCTAACGCAAAAATCCGCTGATAGCATTCGCCATCTCGATGTAGAAAGTGAAAACATCACTTCGATATTAGACGTGATTCGCGGCATTGCCGAGCAAACCAACCTATTGGCATTAAATGCAGCCATTGAAGCCGCACGTGCGGGCGAGCAAGGGCGTGGTTTTGCTGTGGTCGCCGACGAAGTCCGTGCGCTATCACAACGCACCCACGAGTCCACCGAAGAAATCGCTCATCAGCTGGGCAAATTAAGAAATATGACGCAAAGCGTGTCGAATGATATGGAAATCAGCGTTGATAAATCACAGCAAACAATCGAATTTACACAAGAGGCTAAAACCTCTTTTGATAGTATTACTGGCTCGGTTGATGCCATCAGTGAAATGAACACGCAAATAGCAGCCGCGGCAGAAGAGCAGCAAGTGGTGGCAGAAGATATCAGCCGAAACGTTGTAGAAATTAAGATGGCAGCCGATGAAGTCGCGGTGATTTCGTCGCAAGCTGGCGAAAACTCGCAGGACCTCAACACGCTTTCGGCAGATTTGAATGCGTTAGTTCAGAAATTTAAGGTGTAG